Proteins from one Desmodus rotundus isolate HL8 chromosome 9, HLdesRot8A.1, whole genome shotgun sequence genomic window:
- the TRAPPC1 gene encoding trafficking protein particle complex subunit 1, with the protein MTVHNLYLFDRNGVCLHYSEWHRKKQAGIPKEEEFKLMYGMLFSIRSFVSKMSPLDMKDGFLSFQTSRYKLHYYETPTGIKVVMNTDLGVGPIRDVLHHIYSALYVELVVKNPLCLLGQTVQSELFRSRLDSYVRSLPFFSARAG; encoded by the exons ATGACTGTCCACAACCTGTACCTGTTTGACCGAAATGGAGTGTGTCTGCATTACAGCGAGTGGCACCGCAAGAAGCAAGCGGGGATCCCCAAGGAGGAG gagTTCAAGCTGATGTACGGGATGCTCTTCTCTATCCGCTCGTTTGTCAGCAAGATGTCCCCGCTAGACAT GAAGGATGGCTTTCTGTCCTTCCAGACTAGCCGTTACAAACTCCATTACTACGAGACGCCCACTGGGATCAAGGTTGTCATGAATACTGACTTGGGCGTGGGACCCATCCGAGATGTGCTGCATCACATCTACAGTGCG CTGTACGTGGAGCTGGTGGTGAAGAATCCCCTGTGCCTGCTGGGACAGACTGTACAAAGTGAGCTCTTCCGCTCCCGACTGGACTCCTACGTCCGCTCTCTGCCCTTTTTCTCTGCCAGGGCTGGCTGA